One Novipirellula caenicola genomic window carries:
- a CDS encoding acyl-CoA desaturase — MASVIPPTKKETRRQRKSLDRAQPTKNKKSNRDANSPHVSNDKIGKLPANAHPTASERRHVSNLSYWAIGWLTIAHLVVLAAPFYFSWTGLAVMVGLHWMTGSLGICLGYHRLLTHTGMKTYSWVRYTFATIGTLAGEGSALDWVADHRKHHAHSDQEGDPHSPHEGGLWAHITWLAFHTHNGDRTAYLQRWVPDLYKQRGMRILDMLFLPLHIAVGCALYGIGYAIGGNDFGLSLLIWGMFVRLVGVLHATWMVNSASHMWGYKNYETTDDSRNNWIVAIVAYGEGWHNNHHAYPRMAKHGHKWWEFDITWQAIRLLRAVGLVWDVVDYRTVAEKQERENVPTTAA, encoded by the coding sequence ATGGCTTCGGTCATCCCTCCTACCAAAAAAGAAACTCGTCGCCAACGTAAATCGTTGGACCGAGCTCAACCTACAAAAAATAAAAAATCCAATCGCGACGCGAACTCGCCTCATGTCAGCAACGACAAGATTGGTAAGTTGCCTGCAAATGCTCATCCCACCGCTTCAGAGCGACGTCACGTTAGCAATCTGAGCTATTGGGCGATTGGTTGGTTGACCATTGCTCACTTGGTTGTCTTGGCGGCTCCGTTTTACTTTTCGTGGACAGGTTTGGCCGTGATGGTTGGCCTGCACTGGATGACGGGCAGTTTGGGAATTTGTCTCGGCTATCACCGACTATTGACGCACACCGGCATGAAGACTTACTCGTGGGTTCGCTACACGTTTGCCACGATCGGAACGCTGGCGGGAGAAGGTTCGGCATTGGATTGGGTGGCGGACCACCGCAAGCATCACGCACACAGCGATCAAGAAGGTGACCCGCACTCGCCACACGAAGGTGGTTTGTGGGCCCACATCACCTGGCTCGCTTTTCACACGCACAATGGCGACCGTACCGCCTACTTGCAACGCTGGGTCCCCGATTTGTACAAGCAACGCGGAATGCGAATCTTGGACATGTTGTTTTTGCCCCTGCACATCGCCGTGGGCTGTGCGTTGTACGGCATCGGATATGCCATCGGCGGGAACGATTTCGGACTTTCGCTGCTGATTTGGGGAATGTTTGTTCGACTGGTGGGCGTTTTGCATGCGACTTGGATGGTCAACAGTGCTTCGCACATGTGGGGCTACAAGAACTACGAAACCACCGACGACAGTCGTAACAACTGGATCGTCGCGATTGTGGCGTACGGCGAAGGTTGGCACAACAACCATCACGCCTACCCACGGATGGCCAAGCACGGCCACAAGTGGTGGGAATTCGACATTACCTGGCAAGCCATTCGGCTGCTGCGAGCGGTGGGCTTGGTTTGGGATGTGGTCGATTATCGTACCGTTGCTGAGAAGCAAGAACGCGAGAATGTACCGACAACCGCCGCGTAG
- a CDS encoding HD-GYP domain-containing protein — translation MSKYRKVSAKLLVAGVKLTSAIPDPENARVRLLGEGMEITADLILRLQQRGVKSLLLSEKDIAILNAFTPQGRAVKVPPPPTYQKSNTVNEQTLILDQQLHVDQAHVIEDVLPFASRTRKPQNCSYEPGMTNQWASETSDSIDSVNEIFDETLATHDGSVGPLHATCQDILRRMTEDIDALVCMACSPFETEYPVRHGVHLATMSMAIGSQMGLDEALLIELGVGCLIHDIGMKAIGTGMFSSKHPLSVGMLKRLADHPVRGAEVIGRFGDQVSLGSKMVSYQIHERCDGSGYPRGRFGDAIHPLAKIACVADAFIGMISMRPHRLAIQGYHAVVQLLEQMKQGKFDPTVIRALLELTSLYPLGSFVELNNEKLGRVIRSGGPTFDRPTIEMWDSRHRTSNPTVLNLQHDQNIRIVRSIATPAAA, via the coding sequence ATGTCTAAATACCGCAAAGTCTCCGCAAAGCTGCTTGTTGCGGGGGTCAAACTCACCTCCGCTATCCCCGATCCGGAAAATGCTCGCGTTCGCTTGTTGGGCGAAGGCATGGAGATCACGGCCGATCTGATCCTGCGGCTGCAGCAGCGCGGGGTCAAAAGTTTGTTGCTAAGCGAGAAGGACATTGCGATTTTGAACGCCTTCACCCCGCAAGGGCGCGCGGTGAAGGTGCCTCCCCCACCCACCTATCAAAAGTCCAACACGGTCAACGAGCAAACTTTGATCTTGGATCAACAGCTGCACGTCGACCAAGCTCACGTGATCGAGGACGTGTTGCCGTTTGCCAGCCGTACACGGAAACCGCAAAACTGCTCGTATGAACCCGGCATGACCAACCAATGGGCATCTGAGACGAGCGATTCGATCGATTCGGTCAACGAGATTTTTGACGAAACGTTGGCGACACACGATGGCAGTGTCGGCCCGCTGCATGCGACGTGCCAGGATATTTTGCGGCGAATGACCGAAGACATCGATGCGCTCGTCTGCATGGCTTGCTCTCCGTTCGAAACCGAATACCCGGTGCGGCACGGTGTACACCTGGCCACAATGTCGATGGCAATCGGATCGCAAATGGGACTCGACGAAGCCCTCTTAATCGAATTGGGGGTCGGATGCTTGATTCACGACATTGGAATGAAGGCGATCGGCACCGGAATGTTCAGTTCCAAACATCCGCTCAGCGTCGGAATGCTAAAACGACTCGCCGACCATCCCGTCCGCGGCGCCGAAGTGATCGGTCGTTTCGGTGACCAGGTTTCGCTCGGTTCCAAAATGGTGTCCTACCAAATTCACGAGCGATGTGATGGCAGCGGGTATCCCCGCGGACGCTTCGGCGATGCGATTCACCCGCTCGCAAAGATTGCTTGTGTTGCGGATGCTTTCATTGGAATGATATCGATGCGGCCCCATCGCTTGGCCATCCAAGGCTATCACGCGGTGGTGCAATTGTTAGAACAAATGAAGCAGGGCAAGTTTGATCCAACGGTCATACGGGCATTGCTCGAGTTGACGTCGTTGTACCCGTTGGGCAGCTTCGTCGAACTGAACAACGAGAAACTGGGGCGTGTGATTCGCTCGGGCGGCCCCACCTTCGACCGACCGACGATCGAAATGTGGGACTCTCGTCATCGCACCTCCAACCCCACGGTGTTGAACCTGCAACACGATCAAAACATTCGTATCGTGCGATCGATTGCCACTCCGGCGGCGGCTTGA
- a CDS encoding serine/threonine-protein kinase PknK → MARLRDNDEFFPPDPSSDTKIRGQEDRETHLPDASSDRIAPPWKPGDQVGHFMLHNLLGKGSSGYVYRARDESTGRLCALKLLLPAKCENLVRNKLGFRRMIPLRHPGLIHLDRIHYLDDYIAFSMEEVKGKTFSLGVWDFCKQDPDGAYQQLLTLIRQYASALALMHSRGLVHRDVKPQNLMIDHKGHGRLIDYGLVGTIDFDSDPNGYRDYLVGPPHFFAPESLWDQYYLPASDIFSLGLVLLDALRILDRAVDHVHLSINRSQDNRRDDEEMINEAVEDLSSDVPTVLREACAEMLQSDPVDRPTASALSRLGSGESPCFLWVDNPILGRDVEIEQACDWIDDVFGGEVGRLHIEGPSGIGKSRFVDELAQYVHLKRWGQLFRAKCRSGEDLPMLAFDEICDAIATRYMKNDRDIMELDPASVEFLHEAFPVLKSVVKASTSIDLDRKTFKRLDAMEAGIRLSEALRLVGPLILIIDDVQWADRDSVNMLDRLQAVSGGMLGIITVSRPGGDQQASPPDLKIQLDRLSDSASQELIIGAARRWSARLNFSAVEELVQAAQGNPLRLIDFIEELRPGGVLHHTVSGEETDSGTRVVTRTGQLWQMRVARLSDEAKTALSYIVTAGHLVSAEQLSELTGLGESIDAVLSELVQQRLVRDEVTGGECISIFHDSIAENLATTLSDSQKRDCHAAWARLLSRLDSGGKLAARIARHFFDADEPNRAVSYAILAAENADRYHAKTEAARWHAKVIDHVSGPERIEHIRVTAETFVEADRPVDAAQYFQLLASELSDEESVTYQLKATTLLIRCGYFNEARGQLQRLTRLLRLPSTKPRWLSKINLLRLTAKCVYSNLRFTGTPGDASTDKCTVRERQRLELCLSVARPLSMYDNLHAAELNVTATNLAARYGNEIDRILVEVGAAVFGSYNHGSKRIRSELALQDLLPRAIATGNPKAIGDVWAGITFSQALAMRWSSVPASFDACVHHYSASNEVLTLEVCHLRSASLMAHWHIGRWAAMMRTCDQMLEDFKLRNDQFQWIVVSSGFGASTWLMRDRVTDSERVREKNAESLTACDGAQLFNFLEWTAYVQLDLYKGHFEQAWQRIQQLRSSRIKLSALMLQSNRVILEQFVALTALHQLKKDPAGGWGKFVETAIRRLHREHGAFAKTVAYFYEGLLLYLTATSTSDFADARKQLVIAWEMSKEQRLRPYQLAAEDMIATIDHGESEGRLIARMERHGIVDAERFLRLYTI, encoded by the coding sequence ATGGCTAGACTACGTGACAATGACGAATTCTTTCCTCCCGATCCTTCTTCGGACACAAAAATTCGGGGGCAAGAAGACCGAGAAACGCATCTGCCGGACGCCTCGAGTGATCGGATCGCGCCGCCTTGGAAACCTGGTGACCAAGTCGGTCATTTCATGCTGCACAATTTGTTGGGCAAAGGAAGCAGCGGATACGTTTATCGTGCTCGCGACGAAAGCACGGGTCGACTGTGCGCGTTAAAACTTCTTCTGCCGGCGAAATGTGAAAACCTCGTCCGCAACAAACTGGGGTTTCGCCGCATGATCCCATTGCGGCACCCGGGGCTGATCCATCTGGACCGGATCCACTACCTCGACGATTACATTGCGTTTTCGATGGAGGAGGTCAAAGGCAAAACATTTTCGTTGGGGGTTTGGGATTTTTGTAAACAGGATCCCGATGGAGCCTATCAACAACTGCTGACGTTGATTCGCCAATACGCCTCGGCATTGGCATTGATGCATTCACGTGGGTTGGTGCATCGGGACGTCAAGCCTCAGAACTTAATGATCGATCACAAGGGGCACGGCCGGCTGATCGATTACGGGCTGGTCGGAACCATTGATTTCGACAGCGATCCCAATGGCTACCGCGACTATCTGGTCGGGCCGCCACACTTCTTCGCACCGGAAAGTCTGTGGGACCAATACTATTTGCCCGCAAGCGACATTTTTAGCTTGGGGCTGGTTTTGCTGGACGCCCTTCGCATCTTGGACCGCGCAGTCGACCATGTGCATTTGTCCATCAATCGTTCGCAAGACAACCGCCGTGATGACGAAGAGATGATCAACGAAGCGGTCGAGGATTTGTCCTCGGATGTCCCCACCGTGTTGCGCGAAGCCTGCGCTGAGATGTTGCAAAGCGATCCCGTGGACCGTCCCACGGCGTCCGCGTTGTCGCGACTTGGATCGGGTGAATCTCCTTGTTTCCTTTGGGTCGACAATCCCATCCTCGGACGAGACGTCGAAATCGAGCAGGCCTGCGATTGGATTGACGACGTCTTTGGTGGCGAAGTGGGACGGCTGCATATCGAAGGCCCGTCGGGCATCGGCAAAAGTCGTTTTGTGGATGAGCTTGCCCAATACGTTCACCTCAAACGATGGGGGCAGCTGTTTCGAGCGAAATGTCGCTCGGGCGAAGACCTTCCGATGTTAGCGTTTGATGAAATCTGTGACGCAATTGCGACGCGTTACATGAAAAACGATCGCGACATCATGGAGCTCGATCCCGCGAGTGTCGAGTTTCTGCATGAAGCATTCCCAGTGCTCAAGAGCGTCGTCAAAGCCAGTACGTCGATCGATTTGGACCGCAAAACGTTTAAGCGTCTTGACGCCATGGAAGCGGGCATCCGGCTGAGCGAAGCGTTGCGGTTGGTGGGTCCGTTGATTTTGATCATTGATGATGTGCAGTGGGCCGACCGCGACAGCGTGAATATGCTCGACCGCTTGCAAGCGGTCTCCGGTGGCATGTTGGGCATCATTACGGTGTCGCGTCCCGGCGGGGACCAACAAGCTTCCCCACCCGATCTAAAAATCCAACTTGACCGACTATCCGATTCGGCGTCACAAGAATTGATCATCGGCGCTGCCCGTCGCTGGTCGGCGCGTTTGAATTTCAGCGCCGTCGAAGAACTTGTTCAAGCGGCTCAAGGCAATCCGCTGCGTTTGATCGACTTTATCGAAGAACTCCGCCCTGGTGGTGTGCTTCACCATACCGTCAGCGGCGAAGAAACCGATTCGGGGACCCGAGTGGTCACTCGCACCGGCCAATTATGGCAGATGCGTGTCGCACGACTGAGTGACGAAGCCAAGACCGCGTTGTCGTACATCGTCACCGCCGGGCATTTGGTGTCCGCGGAACAACTCAGCGAATTGACCGGATTGGGCGAATCGATTGACGCGGTCCTGTCGGAACTTGTCCAACAACGATTGGTTCGTGATGAAGTTACCGGCGGCGAATGTATCTCGATTTTCCACGACAGCATTGCCGAGAACTTGGCAACCACGCTTAGCGATTCTCAAAAACGCGACTGCCATGCCGCGTGGGCTCGTTTGCTCTCGCGGCTTGACTCGGGCGGCAAGTTGGCTGCCCGCATTGCACGCCATTTTTTTGACGCCGACGAACCCAATCGAGCCGTCTCGTATGCGATCCTTGCTGCTGAAAACGCGGATCGCTATCACGCCAAAACCGAAGCCGCACGCTGGCACGCCAAAGTAATCGACCACGTCAGCGGCCCGGAACGCATTGAACATATTCGTGTCACGGCGGAAACGTTTGTCGAAGCCGATCGCCCCGTCGACGCCGCCCAATACTTCCAACTGCTCGCATCCGAACTGAGCGACGAAGAGAGCGTCACCTACCAACTAAAAGCCACCACGCTGTTGATTCGCTGCGGCTATTTCAACGAAGCACGCGGTCAACTGCAACGTTTGACTCGGTTGCTGCGTCTGCCTTCGACCAAGCCGCGTTGGCTCAGCAAAATCAACCTGTTGCGGCTGACGGCGAAATGCGTTTACTCGAACCTTCGCTTCACTGGCACGCCCGGCGATGCGTCCACGGACAAGTGCACCGTGCGTGAGCGTCAACGACTCGAGTTGTGTTTGTCGGTGGCCCGCCCCTTGTCGATGTACGATAACCTTCACGCGGCGGAATTAAACGTCACCGCAACCAACTTGGCCGCACGCTATGGCAATGAAATCGATCGAATCCTGGTCGAAGTCGGTGCCGCCGTGTTCGGTTCGTACAATCATGGATCCAAACGAATTCGCAGCGAATTGGCGCTGCAAGACTTGCTGCCTCGCGCCATCGCCACCGGAAATCCCAAAGCGATCGGCGACGTGTGGGCGGGCATTACGTTCTCGCAAGCGTTGGCGATGCGTTGGAGCAGCGTGCCGGCATCGTTCGATGCGTGTGTGCACCATTACAGTGCATCCAATGAAGTATTGACGCTGGAAGTATGCCATCTTCGCTCGGCTAGCTTGATGGCGCATTGGCACATCGGCCGCTGGGCTGCGATGATGCGCACCTGTGATCAGATGCTAGAAGATTTCAAGCTGCGAAACGACCAATTCCAATGGATCGTCGTCAGCTCGGGTTTCGGTGCTTCTACGTGGCTCATGCGAGATCGGGTGACCGACAGCGAACGCGTACGTGAAAAAAATGCAGAAAGCTTGACCGCATGTGACGGAGCCCAACTGTTCAACTTTCTCGAATGGACTGCCTACGTCCAACTCGATCTGTACAAGGGGCACTTCGAACAAGCGTGGCAACGCATCCAGCAACTGCGTAGTTCACGAATTAAATTGTCCGCCCTGATGCTGCAGTCCAATCGTGTGATTCTCGAGCAATTTGTTGCTCTGACCGCGCTGCATCAACTTAAAAAAGATCCTGCGGGCGGTTGGGGCAAGTTCGTCGAAACTGCGATCCGGCGATTGCATCGCGAACATGGTGCGTTCGCCAAAACGGTCGCTTATTTCTACGAAGGGTTGCTGCTGTACCTGACCGCGACGTCGACGTCCGACTTTGCCGACGCTAGAAAACAGCTCGTCATCGCTTGGGAAATGAGCAAGGAACAACGGCTTCGCCCGTATCAATTGGCCGCCGAAGACATGATCGCCACGATCGACCATGGCGAATCCGAAGGGCGTTTGATAGCGAGAATGGAGCGACACGGGATCGTTGATGCCGAGCGATTTTTGCGGCTCTATACGATTTGA
- a CDS encoding glycosyltransferase family 9 protein — MSNSNFKKRRGPRILISRLSAIGDAILTLPVACALRAEFPDAYLGWVVERKAAPMVRGHRALDAVIQLDRKWFVSPSGIQNARSLLRPHQFDISIDCQGNTKSALAGWVSGAHQRIGFAGKHGGELSRLLNNVRVAPAFRHVTDRSLELLSPLGLHSPSVRWDLPVSDASVIWASRWRRTIAARQLAVINPGGTWKSKLWEADRFAHTARYLQQKYGYRSAVVWGTNEEREMADKIVANSEGAAVLAPHTDLHHLAALISHANLFISGDTGPLHIAVAVGTPTIGLYGATRPGDSGPYGQVAIQKAYERGSRRHRRNADNSAMRAITVADVCVAIDEVHAKQMLLQAA, encoded by the coding sequence ATGTCCAATTCAAATTTCAAGAAACGACGTGGACCTCGAATTCTCATCTCTCGCCTTAGTGCGATTGGTGATGCGATTTTGACATTACCCGTTGCCTGTGCGCTGCGTGCCGAATTCCCCGATGCTTATTTGGGCTGGGTGGTCGAACGCAAAGCGGCACCGATGGTGCGGGGCCACCGAGCTCTCGACGCGGTCATTCAGCTGGACCGCAAATGGTTTGTCTCGCCGTCCGGAATCCAGAACGCGCGGTCGCTGTTGCGGCCCCATCAATTCGACATTTCGATTGACTGCCAAGGAAACACCAAATCGGCACTCGCCGGATGGGTTTCGGGTGCTCACCAACGGATTGGATTCGCGGGAAAACATGGCGGTGAACTCAGCCGGCTGCTGAACAATGTTCGTGTGGCCCCTGCATTTCGCCACGTGACCGATCGTTCGCTTGAACTGCTTTCGCCCCTCGGCCTCCACTCGCCTTCGGTGCGGTGGGATTTGCCCGTTTCGGATGCGTCGGTCATCTGGGCCTCGCGATGGCGACGCACGATCGCCGCTCGGCAATTGGCTGTGATCAATCCTGGTGGAACCTGGAAATCAAAACTGTGGGAAGCGGACCGCTTTGCCCACACCGCCCGCTATCTACAGCAGAAATATGGCTATCGATCCGCCGTGGTTTGGGGCACCAACGAAGAGCGGGAAATGGCCGACAAGATCGTGGCAAATTCCGAGGGTGCAGCTGTGTTGGCGCCTCACACCGACCTTCATCATCTTGCGGCGCTGATCAGTCACGCAAATCTGTTTATCAGCGGGGACACCGGACCGCTGCATATCGCGGTCGCCGTCGGCACCCCCACCATCGGTCTTTATGGCGCGACGCGGCCGGGGGATTCGGGACCGTACGGGCAAGTGGCGATTCAAAAGGCGTACGAACGAGGATCGCGGCGACACCGACGAAACGCCGACAATTCGGCGATGCGAGCGATCACGGTCGCCGATGTCTGTGTGGCGATCGACGAAGTGCATGCCAAACAGATGCTTTTGCAAGCCGCCTGA
- a CDS encoding EamA/RhaT family transporter — protein MHLLLPLLASILYVCGLIFVKRSGAAGASNLTIIFLSNVLSAIAFSSLWVMGGTTLAWTMFWQPVVIAWLFIQGLALTFLAIARGDVSIAAPIFGIKVVFVALLLTFVGGEHLPRSVWYAAALAAAGIGLIQWTGRGQPHDVVMTIILALSAAFSYAAFDCLVQLWAPAWGAGRLLPIVFWIVGGASFCLAPWVEWSKFKDATVRANLLPGATLVALQAISITVAIALFNDAARINVVYAMRGLWGVALAWAAAKIWGGAEANHGHQTMITRLLGAALLTAAVILVIFSQN, from the coding sequence ATGCACCTATTACTGCCTCTACTCGCCAGCATCCTGTATGTCTGTGGCTTGATCTTTGTCAAACGATCCGGCGCGGCGGGCGCTAGCAATCTCACGATCATTTTCTTGTCGAACGTATTATCGGCGATCGCCTTTTCGTCGCTGTGGGTGATGGGCGGAACCACGCTGGCGTGGACGATGTTCTGGCAACCTGTGGTGATTGCGTGGTTGTTCATCCAAGGATTGGCTTTGACCTTTTTGGCCATTGCTCGGGGGGACGTCTCGATTGCGGCGCCCATTTTTGGAATCAAAGTCGTGTTTGTCGCGTTGCTGTTGACGTTTGTCGGCGGCGAACACTTGCCTCGATCGGTCTGGTACGCCGCGGCATTGGCCGCCGCAGGGATTGGATTGATCCAGTGGACTGGTCGTGGTCAACCGCATGATGTGGTGATGACCATTATCTTGGCGCTATCGGCAGCGTTTTCTTACGCGGCATTTGATTGCTTGGTCCAACTGTGGGCTCCCGCATGGGGAGCGGGCCGGTTGTTGCCGATCGTGTTTTGGATCGTCGGGGGTGCTTCGTTTTGCCTTGCACCTTGGGTCGAGTGGTCCAAGTTCAAAGATGCCACCGTCCGCGCCAATCTGTTGCCCGGTGCGACCTTGGTGGCTTTGCAGGCCATCAGCATTACCGTCGCCATTGCGCTTTTTAATGACGCCGCACGCATCAACGTGGTCTATGCGATGCGAGGCCTCTGGGGCGTCGCGCTGGCCTGGGCGGCTGCCAAGATCTGGGGCGGGGCCGAAGCGAACCATGGCCATCAAACCATGATCACTCGCCTTCTGGGCGCCGCGCTACTAACGGCGGCGGTCATCCTGGTCATCTTCTCGCAGAATTAG
- a CDS encoding PmoA family protein, with product MIDRSSAFAQSEPAATVKCSETPQAIHVTVHGKPVLTYNKAFQEPPESIDPIYRRSGYIHPLYTPNGHIVTGDFAPDHAHQHALFGAFVNTTFQGKHVDFWNQHKRTGNVSHHKVIEVHSGNDVGGFTVELIHEAFTTADPPTPVLKEQWDVQIHAISQPGFVVDIQSTITCIAESPLTINPYHYGGMAFRGSNQWVTAESEKAINEYLKAKEAGENVEEPAIEVARHQFLTSKGEGRFEGNGSHVKWVDLFGHVDGKPCGIAMLGHRENFRAPQAVRLHPSKPYFCFAPMVDGEFTLAPNDTYTNRYRYIAHDDAPDSEAIQQAWLEFTK from the coding sequence GTGATCGACCGATCATCCGCGTTCGCTCAATCCGAGCCGGCCGCGACGGTCAAGTGCAGCGAAACACCGCAGGCCATCCACGTCACAGTGCACGGCAAACCGGTGCTGACCTACAACAAGGCATTCCAAGAACCACCCGAGAGCATCGATCCGATCTATCGACGCAGCGGCTATATCCATCCGCTATACACCCCCAACGGCCACATCGTCACAGGCGACTTTGCGCCAGACCATGCGCATCAACACGCATTGTTTGGCGCGTTCGTTAACACGACCTTCCAAGGCAAACACGTTGACTTTTGGAATCAGCACAAACGTACGGGCAACGTGTCGCATCACAAGGTGATCGAGGTCCACAGCGGTAACGACGTCGGCGGGTTTACCGTCGAACTGATCCATGAAGCATTCACCACAGCGGATCCGCCCACGCCGGTGCTGAAAGAGCAATGGGATGTCCAGATCCATGCCATATCCCAACCTGGATTTGTCGTCGATATCCAATCCACGATCACTTGCATCGCCGAATCACCGCTGACGATCAATCCCTACCATTACGGCGGGATGGCATTTCGCGGCAGCAACCAATGGGTCACCGCCGAAAGTGAAAAAGCGATCAATGAATATCTCAAAGCAAAAGAGGCTGGAGAGAATGTTGAAGAACCTGCGATAGAGGTTGCCCGCCATCAATTTTTGACAAGCAAGGGAGAGGGTCGATTCGAAGGCAACGGGTCACACGTGAAGTGGGTGGATTTGTTTGGCCATGTCGATGGCAAACCATGCGGCATCGCGATGCTCGGCCATCGCGAAAACTTTCGCGCACCGCAAGCGGTTCGTTTGCACCCCAGCAAACCTTATTTCTGTTTCGCCCCGATGGTCGATGGCGAGTTCACTCTCGCGCCAAACGACACCTACACCAACCGATACCGCTACATCGCGCATGACGATGCACCGGATAGCGAAGCCATTCAGCAAGCTTGGCTCGAATTCACCAAGTAA
- a CDS encoding HAD-IIA family hydrolase, with the protein MDGVIYKGSQLIPGADVFIDRLKREDHPFLFLTNNSQRTRRDVAMKLKRMGIDVGEEHIFTCAMATARFLSKQKPNGTAYVIGEGGLLQALHQNGYSIVDSDPDYVVVGEGRTVTAESLEAATRMILSGAKLVATNIDPNCPTAGGTRPGCGAVVAFLETATGKKAASVGKPSPVMMRAARKQLGLATSETVVIGDTMETDIFGGVQMGYQTVLALSGGTRFDDLVNYAFSPDSIIDSVADLASPEVNLREKFGLAAAGEDLMPAVNEWEEMRLATT; encoded by the coding sequence ATGGATGGTGTCATCTACAAAGGGAGTCAGCTGATTCCCGGCGCAGATGTCTTCATTGATCGACTTAAAAGAGAGGACCATCCTTTCTTGTTCCTGACCAACAACAGTCAGCGAACACGCCGCGACGTGGCGATGAAGCTGAAACGTATGGGGATCGATGTTGGCGAAGAACATATCTTCACCTGCGCAATGGCAACGGCACGGTTTCTCTCGAAGCAGAAGCCTAACGGGACCGCATACGTGATTGGCGAAGGGGGCCTGCTGCAGGCTCTGCACCAAAACGGCTACTCGATTGTCGATAGCGATCCCGACTATGTCGTCGTTGGCGAAGGCCGTACGGTGACTGCCGAGTCGTTGGAAGCCGCGACACGGATGATCTTGTCAGGTGCGAAACTGGTTGCCACCAACATCGATCCGAACTGTCCTACTGCCGGCGGAACTCGCCCCGGTTGTGGTGCGGTTGTTGCCTTTCTCGAAACCGCGACGGGAAAGAAAGCGGCAAGCGTTGGAAAACCGAGTCCCGTGATGATGCGTGCGGCACGCAAACAGTTGGGACTCGCGACGTCCGAGACCGTGGTGATTGGCGATACCATGGAAACGGACATTTTTGGTGGAGTGCAGATGGGGTATCAAACGGTGTTGGCGCTATCGGGCGGCACTCGCTTTGACGATTTGGTCAACTATGCCTTCAGCCCCGATTCGATCATCGATTCGGTCGCGGACCTGGCTTCGCCGGAAGTCAATCTGCGAGAGAAATTTGGTTTGGCCGCAGCCGGCGAAGATTTGATGCCCGCTGTGAATGAATGGGAAGAGATGCGTTTAGCGACGACCTAA